The genomic region AGGCATGGTCAGATAGCGGTGTGGAATATTCATATACTGCAGCTTCTCGTGCAACTTCTCATTAACCCCGAAAAAGAAGTCATCTACGCCGCAATCGATGAAAATTTCCAGCGATTTAGGCTTTATCAAATGTGTCATCTCCATGACGGTATGTTGATTCCATTTCTCTGGATTTTCTGCATAACTGCCTAAACGCGCAGCCATCTCCCAATTATTTGGGAAGGGACGGATATCGACACCTCCCGCCGTACTGCCCACCACAGAAAAGACATCCTGATGACGTATCGCTAAATACAAAGCTCCATGTCCACCCATACTCAATCCTGAAATACCGCGCTTCGCACGGTCTTTGGCAGTGTTATATTTTCCATCAATATGGTTCACCAATTCTTTGCTGACGAAGGTTTCATACTGATAATCTTTTTTTCCTGCAATATCCCAATACCAAGATCCATAGCCTCCATCCGGACAAACAACCATGAAACCAAATTGATCAACTAATTCTTTCAAGGCCGGCACCTTGTTTACCCAATTGCTGTAGTCGCCAGAATAGCCATGCAAAAGATACAGCACAGGCATGTCCTTCCCCCCGTTATCCGGGCTAATAACAACTGTCTTAATGCTTTTGCCCATCGCAGCGCTATGCACCGACAAAGTATCGACTTTCGCAGCAAAGCTGAACGAGAATCCAAGAAGAAAGAATAGAATAGTAAACTTTATTTTCATGGTTTAGTGTATTTGTATTGATAAAGATAAGCATCTAATCCAAAAGGACGTTCACTGATCGTGACAAATGTAAATGGGCTATGGTCGAATGCGATTGCTTCCCCTTGTGGCTCAACAGTATAACTTACTTTTTGGAAGGGACTTCTTAAACTATTAATTATCGAACCTTTAGTTTTCCTGTCCCAATAGAACACCTGCGTTAAATTCTTCACGATAATCGCATCGCCATGCTCAGAAATATCTGCGGCAGTCACAAAGGTAAAAGGGAACTCCATCTCCTTGCGCAATATATATCGATCCTTTTTTGATTTGAAAATATCAGCGCTGTACAGCGTTGAATAGAAATCGCGTTTACTGATCAGATAGAAACGTTGATCCATTGGGTCTACAAAAATGGCTTCCGCATCCCGCGCTTTATCCGGATAATTTAATACAATCGTTCGAATCGCTTTGGAAGCAATCGTGTCCTTAGTCACTCCAGCCTCCATCAGGGGCTCCTCGAAATAGTAGAGCTTTATCTCTTCACGCTTCGCTAAATTGTCTCCAATATCCGCAAGAAGGATATAATTTTTCCCATTTTCTCTAACCCAAGCAATATCTTCTACATCCCTCGCATCAATGCCTTCCAAATGAAATTCACAAGACATCTTCGCAACGCTATCGATTAAGAAGACCCTGCCAGTGTCACCGCTGTCATTATGCACCCAATACTTCCCCGGATATGTTCGCGAAGCAACAATACCTGAAATCTCACCCAATGCTGGATGATCTGCCTTGCCCAATGCTGTTCGAACAACCCCTATCTCCTGTGCCGATAAATTCAAGACGGTACTGGTGAACAGTAAAAATAGCATGATGGAAGTGAAGGAATTTCTCATTCTCGTAAAATTAGTAAAACCAAGCGCAGATAAGCAAGCAAAATTTCTCGCCCAATTATCTATCGTCATGGACCAACCTCGCCATTTTATCATGATGTCAAAGAACTTCATAAGCCTGTTCCTCCCGGAATGGTCTAAAGCAAATGCAATTACATTACTGATAACTTTCAATTGGAATAAATTTTATAATTCAAAACTACATTATTTTCCTTGCAGGGGATATTAAATAAACATAAAGAATTTGAGAGGCCTATTTTATAGGACAGTACGATATTTCTTTCAAATTAGAGAAAAAGCACTCGAAGTTTCTGAAATGAAACAAAAAAAGCACCCACGGGGTGCTTTCAATTCTTTATTTGACTCTCCTTTACTTTCCAGTCAACGCATTAAAAAACGCGGAACGGAACGTAGAATCTTTTTCAGTCAGTTCAAATGACTTTTTATAGTTATCGACTACTGCAAAAAACTCCGCCGGCTCCCCATTCGCCTGATCAAAGAATAATTTGAAATTATAGGATTTCGATTTACTTAGATCCACAGGTTCATTATTTGAGGAGAATACCATGGGCGATATCGCCCTGTCCGTCATCGGACCGCCAGCCTGCATACCGTAAAGATCACCTACCGCTTTCATGAAATTATCAGAAACAGGTCCTAAACTCGAAATACGTAGCGACCCCACTCTAAACCCTTTGTCATTATCAGGCGTATTTTGCGCTGTAATTCCTGCTTCGATATTTTTTAATACTTCCAGTTTAAAACCAACG from Sphingobacterium sp. BN32 harbors:
- a CDS encoding alpha/beta hydrolase family protein; amino-acid sequence: MKIKFTILFFLLGFSFSFAAKVDTLSVHSAAMGKSIKTVVISPDNGGKDMPVLYLLHGYSGDYSNWVNKVPALKELVDQFGFMVVCPDGGYGSWYWDIAGKKDYQYETFVSKELVNHIDGKYNTAKDRAKRGISGLSMGGHGALYLAIRHQDVFSVVGSTAGGVDIRPFPNNWEMAARLGSYAENPEKWNQHTVMEMTHLIKPKSLEIFIDCGVDDFFFGVNEKLHEKLQYMNIPHRYLTMPGAHNWDYWSKSIHYQMAFFNDVFHKPSEPIKK